The window GCCGTCCGCGGTGTCCCAGCAGGTCGCCGCGTTGGAGCGGGGCCTGGGCACGGCGGTCGTGGAGCGTTCCACCCGGGGTGTGCGGCTCACCGAGGCCGGACAGCTGCTGGTGGAGGCGGCCACCGCGGTCGCCGCCGAACTGCGCCACGCGCAGGAGCAGATCGGCCGGCTGGGCGCGGCCCGGCCCCGGCTCACCCTCGCCACCTTCACCAGCGGCGGGCGGCACCTCCTGCCGGCGGCGCTGACCCGGTTCGCCGCCGACCACCCGGAGGTCGAACTGCGCATCCTGGAACGGGAGCCCGAGGACAGCCTGCCGATGGTGCGCGAGGGGGTGGCCGACCTCGCGCTCGCCTACCACTTCGACGGCCCCCTGCCGGTGCTCCCCGGAGACCGCTCCGGCCTCGACTGGACCCCGCTGATGGACGATCCGCTCTCGGTGGTGCTGCCCGACGGGCACCGGCTGGCCGGTCGCGAGGCCCTGGACCTCGCCGAACTCGCCGAGGAACGCTGGGTGCTGGGCTGCCTGAAGACCGAGACCTTCCTGCGCCGGTACGCGGCCGTGGCCGGCTTCGAACTGCGCGTGGCGGGTTCCACGACCGACTACTTCTTCGCCCGCACCCTGGTCGCGGCCGGGGTCGGCGTCTCGCTGGTCCCGTCCGTCGCGCTCGACCCGGTGCTGCCCGGCACCCGGGTGGTGCCGGTGGTGGCGCCCCGCCCCGCCCGGCACTTCGGGATCGCCGTCGCCCGGGGCCGGCGCCCGTCGCCGTACGCCGAGTCGCTGGCCGCGCTGCTCCGGGAGGGGGCCGCGGCGGGCGGGCGCGGGGTCCGGGGCTGACCGACCGGATGAGGCTGACGGGGCCGACCGGGCCGACCGGGCCGTTCGGAGCTGTCCGGACGGCCCGGGCGCACGTTCGGCGCGCGGGCGTCCGTGCGCCGGGTTTCCGGCCGCCCGAGTACGGTTCAAGTCGCCCGTCCGTCCGGCGACTTACCCGCAGGTGAAGAGTTGGATCAGGCCTTCCGGTGCCGCTCCGTGCCTGGTCACACTGTTGTCATGACCCGCACTCTACGCGCGTGGAAGACGCGCGCCGCCGCCGTCACCGTCGTCGCCCTGCTGACCCTCGCCCCTGCCGTGACCGCCACCGAGGCCCACGCCACCGTGAGCGGCTCGGTGTGCCTCTCCGCGCTGCCGGCCGAGGCCGACCACACCCTCGACCTCATCGCGAGCAACGGCCCGTTCCCGTACTCCCAGGACGGCGTCGTCTTCCAGAACCGCGAGCGCGTCCTGCCGAGCAGGTCCACCGGCTACTACCACGAGTACACCGTGGTGACCCCCGGCTCGCCCACCCGCGGCGCCCGCCGCATCGTCACCGGCCAGGCGTACCGGGAGGACTACTACACCGGCGACCACTACGCGACCTTTCGGCTGATCAAGTTCACCTGCTGACCTGCTGACCTGCTGACCTGCTCACCCTGCTGACCGGCCCCTCACCCCGCTCCGCCGCCCTGCCCGGCCCCCGACGGACCCGTCGGGGGCCGGCCTGGTGGGCGCGCCCGGCCACCCGCCGCGCTCCGGCGCACGCCGGCCGCCGGCCCGGTTGTCGGCGATGATCCGCCGGAACACCGCCCCGAGGGCGGGCTCGTCGAACTCCTCGCCCTCGCGGACGGCGACCGTACGCGCGGTCGTGTCGTCGTGGCCGCCGGTGGTGGTCCCGCGCGGATCGGTCCCGTAGCCGGCCGTGGCGAAGCTCCTGCTGCCGCGGACGGGCCCGTCGTCGCGGGAGCGACGCCCGGGGTGAGCCGCGCTGCGGCCCCCCGGGTCAGAAGCCCGCCGGAAGGCCGAGGCGGTCGGCGAAGAAGGCGAGGAGGTCGGCGAAGAGCGCGGTGCGGCGGGAGGCGGCGCGGGCGCCGTGGCCCGCGCCGCGTTCCAGACGGAACAGGACCGGCTGCCCGCTGCCGGTCGCGGCCTGGAGGGCGGCCGTCATCTTGCGGGCGTGCAGCGGGTCCACCCGGCTGTCGCCGTCGAAGACGGCGAACAGGACGGCGGGGTAGCGGGTGTCGGCGCGGACGTGGTGGTACGGGGAGTAGGAGAGCAGCCGGGCGAGCTGCTCCGGATCGGCGGCCGTGCCGTACTCGCCCGTCCAGCTCGGCCCGAGGCCGGAGAGTTCGTAGCGCGCCATGTCGAGCAGGGGGGCCATGCAGACCACCGCCCCGAAGCTCGCGGGCCGCTGGGTCAGGGCGGCGCCCACCAGCAGGCCGCCGTTGGAGGCGCCCCAGATGCCGAGCTGTCCGGGGGTGGTCCAGCCGGTTGTCACCAGGTGGTCGGCGGCGGCGTGGAAGTCGTCGAAGGTGTTCTGCTTCCGGTCGAGCATCCCGTCGCGGTGCCACTGCTCGCCCTCCTCGCCGCCGCCGCGCACGTTGGCGACGGCGTAGACCCCGCCGGCCCGGACCCAGGCGAGGGCCTCCGGCGCGTACCCGGGCGTCAGCGACTGTCCGAAGCCGCCGTAGCCGGTGAGGATCGCCGGCCGGGGGCGGTCCGGGCCGCCGCGCCGGGCGAGCAGGAACATCCGGACGGTGGTGCCGTCCCGGGAGGTGAAGGCGAGTCGGCGGGTTTCGAGGCCGTCGGCCGGGTCGACGCCGGGCTCGGCCACGGCGGCCCCGGGGACGGGCCAGGGCGTCACCGCACCGGTGCGGGTGTCGTAGCAGAGCACGGCCGGGGGAGTGGCGAAGTCGGTGTGGACGAACCAGGCCCGGTGGGCGTCGGTGGCGGCGACCCGGACCTTGCCGACGGTGCCCAGCGGGGGGACGGGCACCGGGCCGAGCGGCCGGCCGTCGGCCAGGTCGTGCAGGGTGACCTCGCCGACGGCGTGCCGGGTGCGGACCACCAGGGCGAGCGGGCGGTCCGGATCGGGACCGTCGAGGATCGCGAAGTCCTCCAGGACGGCCTGCGGGTCCTCCGGGATCAGTTCGGTCCAGGTGTCCGGCGTGGGGGCGCCCGGGGTGGTGACCACGACCCGGCCCCGGGGCGCGTGCAGGTCGGTGGTGAGCCAGCAGCGGCCGTCCGGCGAGGTGCCGGGGCGCAGGTGCGGCTGGGACCGCGCGTCGAGGCCCTCCTGGAGCGGGCGCAGTCGGGGCCGGTCCGGCCGGTCCTCGGTCAGGTCGGCGATCCAGAGGTCCCGGCGGGGCACCGCGCCGGCGGCGGCGCCGACGACCAGCCAGCGGCCGTCCGCACTGATCCGCACGGTGTAGTGCTGGGTCTTCGCCCGGCCGGTGCCGAAGACCACCGCGTCCTGCTCGGGGTCGGCGCCGATCAGGTGCAGCTGGACCCGGCGGTGGTACTGGCCCTCGCCCGGGTGGAGCGCGGGGTGCAGCCGGCGGACGTAGTAGAAGCCGTCGGCGTCGGGCAGCCAGGCGACGGTGCTGCGGCGGACCCGGTCGATCGGGCCGTCCAGGACGCGGCCGGTGTCGACGTCCAGGACGAAGAGGGCGGCGTTCTCGGTGCCGCCGGACGCCACCTGGTAGGCGAGCCGGCGGCCGTCCCAGGACGGCTCCCACTCCTCCAGGGTGGTGCCGCCGGTCGGGTCGAGCAGCGCCGGATCCACCAGGACCCGGACGGCGCCGGAGGGTTCGACGACGACCAGCTCGGGGTGTTCGGCGCCGGGGAGCGAGCGGGTGAGGAACAGCCGCGCGCCGGCCGGGCGGGGGGCGGAGCGGGCACCGAGGCGTTCGGACAGCTCGGTGAGCCGGGCCTCGGCACTCGCGCGCGCCCGCCAGCCGTCGGCGGCGGCGCGGTAGCGGGCGTCCTGCTTCTCCGTCCACTCCTGGACGGCCGGGTCGTGGGCGTCCTCCAGCCAGCGGTACGGGTCGGGCGGTGGCGGGCCGTCAGTCATCCGAGCTCCTCCCGGGGTCGGTGCCGGCCGGGGCGGCGGTGGGTCCGGTGCCGGGCGCGGGGGCACGGCC of the Kitasatospora sp. NBC_01246 genome contains:
- a CDS encoding LysR family transcriptional regulator, whose product is MIDVRRLGVLRAVAEHGSFNRAATALRLTPSAVSQQVAALERGLGTAVVERSTRGVRLTEAGQLLVEAATAVAAELRHAQEQIGRLGAARPRLTLATFTSGGRHLLPAALTRFAADHPEVELRILEREPEDSLPMVREGVADLALAYHFDGPLPVLPGDRSGLDWTPLMDDPLSVVLPDGHRLAGREALDLAELAEERWVLGCLKTETFLRRYAAVAGFELRVAGSTTDYFFARTLVAAGVGVSLVPSVALDPVLPGTRVVPVVAPRPARHFGIAVARGRRPSPYAESLAALLREGAAAGGRGVRG
- a CDS encoding prolyl oligopeptidase family serine peptidase, which encodes MTDGPPPPDPYRWLEDAHDPAVQEWTEKQDARYRAAADGWRARASAEARLTELSERLGARSAPRPAGARLFLTRSLPGAEHPELVVVEPSGAVRVLVDPALLDPTGGTTLEEWEPSWDGRRLAYQVASGGTENAALFVLDVDTGRVLDGPIDRVRRSTVAWLPDADGFYYVRRLHPALHPGEGQYHRRVQLHLIGADPEQDAVVFGTGRAKTQHYTVRISADGRWLVVGAAAGAVPRRDLWIADLTEDRPDRPRLRPLQEGLDARSQPHLRPGTSPDGRCWLTTDLHAPRGRVVVTTPGAPTPDTWTELIPEDPQAVLEDFAILDGPDPDRPLALVVRTRHAVGEVTLHDLADGRPLGPVPVPPLGTVGKVRVAATDAHRAWFVHTDFATPPAVLCYDTRTGAVTPWPVPGAAVAEPGVDPADGLETRRLAFTSRDGTTVRMFLLARRGGPDRPRPAILTGYGGFGQSLTPGYAPEALAWVRAGGVYAVANVRGGGEEGEQWHRDGMLDRKQNTFDDFHAAADHLVTTGWTTPGQLGIWGASNGGLLVGAALTQRPASFGAVVCMAPLLDMARYELSGLGPSWTGEYGTAADPEQLARLLSYSPYHHVRADTRYPAVLFAVFDGDSRVDPLHARKMTAALQAATGSGQPVLFRLERGAGHGARAASRRTALFADLLAFFADRLGLPAGF
- a CDS encoding ribonuclease, which codes for MTRTLRAWKTRAAAVTVVALLTLAPAVTATEAHATVSGSVCLSALPAEADHTLDLIASNGPFPYSQDGVVFQNRERVLPSRSTGYYHEYTVVTPGSPTRGARRIVTGQAYREDYYTGDHYATFRLIKFTC